The Monodelphis domestica isolate mMonDom1 chromosome 5, mMonDom1.pri, whole genome shotgun sequence DNA segment TGATGTAGGCTGCTCGCCTAGCACTAAACCTGGCACCCCCTCCAAACAGGCCCTGTGATGACTTGGGAGGGTTTCCAGCCCTCTTGCCAGTGGCTACAGAGGTGTAAAAAGGTGGAACTGGCTTCCTGGCAGGagatgaggagaaaaggagaaaggctGGGCCCTTTCCACCCCAAAGTGGGGGAGGCTGCTTCTGCCACCAGTCTATTTAAGATGCAGTGGGTAAGTAAACTCTGAGGTCAAGTGGGGAGTTCCTGCTATTTCCCCACTTCTTGGGAGGCCAAAGGAAGGTAATCACTTGTCCCCCCAAAGGAGAGATTCAGTCTTTTGGCCAACGGAATATGGCCACTCAAGATGAGGAAGAGAGCTCCTTCTTTGCGGTGCCAGTGGACAGGGGTGGCCCAAGGGCCACTGCTTGGAGGGACTTTGTGGAACCTCTTGAAAGGCTATGGGAAGAGAAGATCTGAGGGGCCAAGGGCAGCATGGGGCCCTCCTCCCTTTCCAAATTACTAAGAGTCCAATCTGGGGGAATCTTTCCATGAAGAAAGTCTCCCCTCATCCACCTGCTCCAGAGCCTGCTGCCCTCTGATATCCCAACTCTTGGAGTGAGACAGTAGGAAAACTGGGGTCAGACACTtgaacacacatgcacacaggtGCCTGGGCAAGtgcgcacatacacacacacatacacacacgcacacatgatatacaaacataaaaaagaaaagaccccACATTTCCCTTCCAAAGCCAGGGCCTGCCTGAGGCTGCCCCACCCCTGGTGAAAGCtggagggatggggaagggggtACAGGGGGCAGGGGGGGCCTGTGTCAGGAGCATTTCCAGACACACACAGCCAGGGTGCCCCCAAAGTATAGGTACAGCAGATTCTTCACCTCGTGGGTGATCTCAAAACCGAAGCCTTCACCAATCACCACATGCCAGGATGAACCAAACTTCTTGTCCATGGTCTCCTTGATCATCTTGGCAGCACTCTGCAAAGAACAAGGCCAGGGTCAGAGGCTGGTACTCATGGGGAGAAGCGGGCCAGGGGGATAGCATGGAGAGTGCTCAACCGGCCCACATGGAGACCGCACTTGGTGTCCCCGACGTACAGTTCACAACTTCTTCGGTGGAGTGACAGGGGGCAGGGTATCTGCATCAGAACCATGTATCATCAGGAGAACTCTTTCTAGCTTAAAAACTGGTGATATTTGGGCAACCAAGTGGCTTGGCGGatacagccaggcctggagacaggtgATCctggtccaaatttggcctcagatacttcctagctgtgtgatactggacaagtcacttaacccctactacctagcctttaccactcttctgtcttagaaccaatactcagtatcaattctaagatggaaagtaagggtttaaaaacaaaaaaactggtgATGTCTCTAGAGCaaatattcttatccccattttacagatgaggaaagggagagtCAGACAAGTGGAGAAGCTGGGCTTCTAGTCTGATTCAAGTCCAGCATTCCTTCCCCTGAGGCCCAGCATTTAGGGGTATGCTGTTGGTGGGGGTCAGCATGATAGACTGACTGACCTTTGGAGTCAGGAGTTCTGGCTAGAATCTCTCCTCCGAGGATGTGGAATCAGGCCCTAAACCTTTCTGAGGTTTGGTATGCTCATGTGTCCAGTGGGAGCTATTATGTTCCAGTGACCCTGCTTAGGTTGTCCCAGGGTGTGTTATAGCCCTTCTCTTGCATGGAAATGCCTATTATCATGCTGATGCTAGGGAGCTCTTGCCAGAGGCAGGAGACCGTACCTGTCCTGTGGAATGTTGGTCAGGCTCAGAGACTGTCCCAACCCTATATTCCCAGGGGGCCTCAGCAGGAAAGGCTGAAGTCAGGGTGCCACTGACCCTGTATGCGCATGGACAGGGCTGGTTCTCCCTGGGATCTTTCTTTTCATAGCACCCATCCATCCTGGGGCTCGAGACCCTGCTCCCCAAGCATTCTCTAGAGCTAGGCCAGGGACAAAGAAGCCACAATCACTATCCCCCATTAGGGCCGGCATTGGCAAAGGCCACGCTGACATGACCTGAACTTCTCTCAGAAAAGCCTGAATCCCCAAAGTCCTCTCAGCAAGGGCCCAGGTCACAATCAGAACCTCTCTGTTTCTGACACAGGCCAGGCAAGATCAGGGTCGAGTGGAGACAGGGACCCAGCCCTGAGTCTCTGGGGACTGCTTCATCTGTGGCTGTAACTGAAGGTCCACAGGTACCTCGTTGTTGTTGGAGTATTTCTCACAGGCGGTGACACATAACTCCATGGTCTCCACTCTCATCTCCTCTGGCATGTCTGAGTGCTGGGGGAGAAAGCAAGGACAAACAGAAAACTCAGCACAAGATAATGCTGCCTCCTGCCAGGTAGCCAAGGCCCCAAAACTGTTATTGAACTCAAGAGGAAGGTTGGTTTGTCAGCAAATCTGAGCACTAGAGGGGAGAGAAGACCCCACAGTTTATGTACAGAAATGATGCAAGTGTTCCTAGATCAATAAGGCATGAGAAAGGATAAACATTGCCATGgtggggaagctgaggcacagagggatttcctgacttgcccaaggtcacggcCAGCAGAGCCAGGACAACCCAAGCAAGCCCAGGGCTCTTCTAGTTCTAATCAGCCCAGAAGTTACAGAGCACACCAGCATCTCGCACGACCTCAGCGAATATCTGAATCAGGCCTTAGAGCTGAAGGAAGACACTTTGAGCTCTGAGAGGATCCCTGAAGACTAAGAGAGGAAGTCCTGGAAGATTGTTTCCACAAAAGTCCCTTCTCCAAGGCAGAGTTCCTTTCTCATTCCCTCCCAGAACTTACTCTGATCAGAGGGAAGGTTTGTAGTCTCTTATAATCTGCAtcatctttcttcccttcttctcccatGATCTTTCCACTGTGAGCAGCTGAGGAAAGAGGAGCACTCCTGGGGAGGTGCTAATGGTAGCAATTAGGAGAGCCAGGAAGGCTAAGGAGGCAGGCCCAGATGTCTCAGTGATGGGAGAAAATGTTCCCCCACAGGGGATGTTGCTGAAAACAGGAAAAACCAGAACAAGGAAAGTTGATTTTAAAACTACAAATTAGAAAGGTCATAGAAACTATCTGATCCCCCCTCCCTACACCTCCGTTTTAACGCCTCCACTGTCCCTTCCCAAATGGCCAACTTGTCTGCAGATTGGAGGATGAGTCAACATGAGATGCTGAGACCTCGGGAAGAACATACTGATATGATGCTGTGAGCCCACGCTCTCACGAGGGAGACAGCGCCTGATCCTATGCCAACAATACTCTAAGCACAGTCTAGGTGATGATATTAGACGATTCATCAAGTTAACAAACAAGTATGGGCCAACAGCCTACAGTGTGCTGGGCACCGTGACTCTTCTTGTGAGTAAAGAAGAGCAGCAGCCCAGGAGGCTCTCCCCACCTCTACTGCTTCCCTCTGAGTAATGGGAAGGCTGAAGCCCAACTAGCTCGTTGGCAAACTCTTTAGAGCGCCTTTAGAGAGTTCTATACTCTCTAGTCTATAGGCCTGACTCTACAGTGTGATTCTAACTTcacccttctcccttaccctctGCTCCTTTATTAGTAagttggggataataatacctgcctAGCGTACCTCAAGATGAGggtgaaatgaaataatgtatgtgaaaAGATTTTGCCAACTTTAAGGCACTACATACATGGAAGACTGGAAGGCAAGAGACCTGAGTTCTACTTCCAGCCCTGCCACTGATCCAACTGggagaccttgggaaagtcacttctgggcctcatttttcttatctgtaaagagaGGGAGCTTGACTAGATGCCTCTACATAATCCCATggtcagcagcagcagcaatagtatTTATTGAAATGTCTGATAGTGAATGGTACATTCAACATTTGAGCAGAATGGCCTGTGTCTTCTCTATCTTCATCAGAAATACTTCCAATAATTTGGCAGATTTCTTTCCATAAATTCACTGGTGTTGCTCCTAGGTGTTTTACAGTAACAATTCCTGACAAATTGACATATACATGGAATTTTATGGTTACAAAGAAATTGATGTTCCAGTCCTTAAAAAAGCCTTCTCTTTCTATCCCTGCAGCTACTATCCAGCCCATCTCTGTCCTCACCATCACTGCTAAACTCCTTAAAAAGGTTATCTATATTGgatgcttccatttcctcacccTCACTCCAATGTTTTACCACCCGGCATTCTCCCCCGATACTCCACTGAAGCCCCTCCCTCTTCCAAAGGTTACCAGTGATTTCCCCATCATCAGATCCAATGGCCCTTTTCAGGCTCTATCTTCCTTGGTTCCCGCAGAATATGGCACTTGCTAACCCACACCATGCAACTAAATGCCCTCTCCCCTGACTCCCCTGACAAAGAGCACTTACTCTTTGTCAGATTCTCCTTCTCCAAGTGCTTCTTTTCCACATCCTTGGCTcgccccttctcctctcccctccctaggCCCTCTTTTCTCTATACTGTCCTTTGGCAAATGCTCTCTTGGCTTCAAAGACCACTATTATACACATGATCTCTCAAATTCTGTCTCCAGCCTTTCTGAGTTCTAGACCTGAACTCTGTCTGTAGATTAGCTGACCAAACAGCACTTCAGATTTAATATGACCAAAATGAAGTCATTTGTCCACCATTTCTGCCTGAGGCACAGCTATCTGCTGTCACATCCACACTTGAAACCtcagtgttctctttctctcaccaTACCTAGACAGGCCTGTCAATTTTTCCTATACAAGTTTCTGGCATCAGCCCTCTCTACTCTATTACTAATTCCAATTTTCACTCAGCTGGTCTAAGGCAACAGCCACCTAAGAGCTCTCTCTGCCTCTAGACTTTCCCCTTCAATGAAGCTTTAGTTCAGCTTTGATACTAATCTTTTGTAATCATGATTCTTGTCACATCATTCTGTTCCAATGGCTTTCTGCTGCTCTCTGAATAAGGCTCAAAGTCCTTCATTCAGCATTCCAAGATCTTTGAAATCTTGTACCATCTCCCTCTCCAGACTTACAGTCACCTAACTCCTCTCCATGCACTATGATCCAGGCAAGGTTTGTGTCCTGGGATATCACCTATACTTTCTCACTATGGAGGTTTTGTTCTCATTGATCCCCATAACTTTTCagatcttcccttctcctctttacCTGCTGAATTTAAAAACCACCTTATTTATTCCATGAAGTGTTTCTTCATCCTCCATCAAAATCAGTCTTTCCTCTGAGACCTTATATGATCTTATGTGTTGGATTGGATGGTGGCTACGAATCCCTCAAGGAGGtagtggataaaacactggacttggagtcagaaggattcTAGGTTCAGATCCAATCTCAGACATTTGGCTACTATGTGGTTCTGGGTAGGTTAATTAATCTCcatgtttctgtttttttagctataaaatgaTGAAGTTGAACCTGGTGGACTCTATGGTTCTCTTCCAATTCTAGGATCTGGGGAGCTGATGATTTTTCCAGTTTGGGTATCCCCTTCATCCTTGCAAGCTACAATCCCTTTGTAATGGTAGATATACATTGAAACCTGTCCAGTTTGTATTCTGGGAGTATAACATTTGAAGCCCCAGTATCATCTGTCAGAAGTCTCTGGGGGTAGGGCAGGCTTGTTAAATATTGTTTGTCCATCCTGACTAGATTGATAGTATAGCTAAATCAGAGTCCTCCATACAGGAGGCTTTTGATTGAGATCCTCTGCTCTGAGGCCCAAACCTTCTGATCAACTCTCCAGTTCCAGAGGCCCTAGCCCTTCTACTGGCTCCTGCCTTTCCTGTTCCTCTCTTCTTTACAAAAGTCCTTTAGGGGCtgttttccctcattagaatataagcttcttgaggacaggaactctcTGTCTCGTTTATTTGAATTTGTATCCCaagtactttgcacatagtaagttgctctttctccccccccccactcttcccctctctctatccctcttcctgtcttcttccttctctgctgtctgtctgtctcctccctctctctctctcccattctgtgAGAAGTTGCTGAAGTGAGCTATGAGTTTCCTAGTAGGATGGATATAATCCGGTGGTGGTCCATAGTACTCTAAATATGTAAGACAAAGGGTTAATCAAGAGACTTCAGAAGGGAGAGTTATTAGACTAATATACTCCAGGCAGGGAACTGATTAGTCAGTTCAACTCTTTGATGCCCCTGATTTTCTGTGACATTTTCCCACTGACTTCAGCTACTTGGCCAATAAAAGACTATTGTCAATGGGCAGGTCCTTTCTAGCTGCTCTCTCTATCTTTACCCCCACAGGCTGTGGCTGGGAGCTGGCCCAGAGATGAGGCTTCTCTAAGTAAACACAGCTTCTCCTGTCTCCCTCAACTTGTGGCCTCTTCCTCCACAGGCCAAGCAGTCAGCCATTCTTTTTCTCCACTGATGTCCAAGGTTGGGTTCACTGGATCAAGATTGGTGACTATTGTCCACTGCTAGGCACAAGGCTGTCAACTGCCCAAGTAAAACCTCCCTTTACTTTGGCTCAGAATTCTTACCTTACAAAATCCACATGCatcactttctttttcctctttaatgCTAAGCTGCACCTCTAATTTCATTCCAAGTCCAGTCTCTATGAACATATTCTTTACTTGTACCTTCCCTTCATTAATAAAGGTTCAACATAAGACTGAGGCTGTTGGCAGCCTGACAGCAATCCTAAAATACTGAGGGCCATCCAGACATCTCAAGGGGCTTCTTCTCAACCAAGGATATCCCATGGAAATGTCACAAAATGGCATATCAAAGATGGCAGCTTTCTGCTCCTCATTCTAATAACTCACATTTGCATAGCACACGTCAAAGTGGGACTTGTCAAAAGTCACACAAATATAGAGTTAAATGAGTTGAGACTTCCTgaacctcaattttttcatttgtaaaacagggtCAATGACATTTGCTTTCACAGTAGGTTGTGAGGAAAGTACCTTGTAAACTTTAATTAAAGTGCCATCGAAATATCAATTATGATGATAATTGACTGactaaccttgggtaagtcacagcTTCTCTGAacctctttcttcatctgtaaaatgggaatggtgATGTTTATACAGGTACCCCCTCCACATCACAGCAGTTAGGGGGACAGTGctcccatgatctggaaaatctcaGTAAAATGATTTGGTCCTCCCTTTGTACCAAAAAAggtctggattttttttcttttatggggtatttacaaTATCTTATTGTAAAATCTgtgttaagtatttggtcatagactATATGCAGGTCAATGTTAGGTAAAAATGAGTTTCTAAGATTTTCTGTTGTCTGCTGAATTTTGTGTGTCTTCTGTGGTTCCTGCAAAACTCCTCTCCAATTCTCACTTAATTTCTAATGCCAATTTGTGATATATTGAAACCTCGATGGGGATTTGAAATGTGAAAGGGATGTGTGAAGATAGCATTTTTACCCTGTAAAGCCATATAAAAGGATGATGCTATGATAATTAGATGGCTAGGAAtcatgattttctttcatttcttctgaaaGAAGTTGATTCAATTTgatttagtttaaaaatattaaaagaaataaaaaaaataaatttgggcaCCACCCATGTCACCAAGTCAAGAATACTAACTCTTCAAAGCCCCTTTGGGTCCTTCTGTGTAACTAATTCTTAATAACCTTATTAATCTTCCATGCCAATGAACATGAGCTAACAGGGCCAGAAAGGAATCAGGTCAGGCttaaaagaaagcattttaatAATTTAGAATGCGGTTGTAGCCCGGATCCTGATTTCTTCAGGCTACATGCAGGAGCCTGCTTCCACAAAATCCATTCCTGTTCTTGAATACCAAACCTCTGACGTTCCTGATCCTTGCATTcagtcttattctctctcctgatTGTTCTCACAAAGCCTACTCAAAGACATTGTCTACTCAGGAGCTTTCTAACAACCTTGACAATGGGTGCCCACCCCAAAGGAGGTCTTTTCCTAGGCAACAGGAGCCCAGGAGATCagattctctctgtctttttcttccctcccccctttttaaaaattttaaacccttgttctctgtcttaataacaactctaagacagaagagcagtaagggctagacaatgggggttaagtgacttgcccagagtcacatagctgtaAGTGTCTTAAGTCACATTTCAAGCCAAGACCTCCAATCttcagacctagctctctatccactaggccacctagTTGCCACATGTCCCAGACATTTCAAAATGAGACACAGCTCTTATTCTTGCTTAAAAGCAATGACCTAAGTAAGCCCTTGCTTAGAGTTTTACTTGCAGAAAACATTAGGATGACTATTACAAATCAGAATTGTTAgaggagctagaaaggaccttgacTATGTAAACATTTATAATTTGCCAACAGATATGACAGGCACTTATTAGGCACCTCCCCACAGATCTACTAgtctaatgccttcattttacagaagagggatcAGAGGCTGGGACACATGCTCACCTGATCAAGCAGCCAGCAAGGGCCAGAAGAGAGACCAGCCCCCCGCCCAGAGCCCCCACCTTTGGGCTCTAGGCTCCCTACCTCTTATTCTTTCTACTCTATCATACCCCACTGCCTTCCCATTCACAGTCAAGTTTATATGGGGGCCAGAAATGAAATGCTTCTATTGCAGAAGACCCTCTCCCCACAATTCTCTCAAGTTTACTGTAAAACCCCAGATAGAGGCTACAGGCAGACTCAGTCATATTGACTATTTCTAACTATGAGAAAAGGGAGATAATTGGTTTCTTAGAAGCTCTCTGGAACACGCTGGTAGGATGGAGAGCAGGATGTTCCCTTTCCCCATTtcaaccattcattcattcatttaataaatgtgggattttttttttttgctgtcaaCTGTGCACAGAACACTCTCATCAAGAAGGGAGTAACAAAGAAGTGTAGACACGCAGCACCCCCACACACCTCTAGGTAATCCAGCAACCACAGAATAAACTACACACAAGGATCACCCAGGTCTCTGTTCATCTCCCTTGGATTTCATATCATTATACACATACCCACAACTATACCTCTGGccatctcctctccctttcccataaCCCTTATTCTTCCACCTCTTGGCCAAACACTGGCAGAGAAGCAAGGCAACATTGAACATTCAGGCACATGCCAAGGATCCTTGAGAACTCCAAAAGTCATCATTAAGGAAATGAGGCCCTTGAATGCCAGTTCTCTAGTGCTGGGGGTAGGGGGTGTCTATACAGTGCCTACAAGGCCGTCAACTGCCATGACCGAGACCTCCACACTGTCTTCTCGAAGGGGCTAAACATTTGTCACATGAAAGATCGGATGCTCCACTACCCCTGTACTGGGAAAGGGGTGAGTCTGAAGTCTATTCCCCTCGGTCTCACAAAAGGCCAGTAGGGAGGGAAGGGCTATCTGACTCAGGAGCTACTTCAAGACCTGTAATCCAGAGATCCAGGGTTCATTGATTTTAAGTCAAAGGGGACTTTATTGGAGGTATAGATTATGGGTGTCAAAATCAGATAGGAATGGGGACCTTTCCTGGGGCACATAAAAATCAATACCAGCCACAGAGTGACTCGGTTTTAAAGTATAATGCaatgttttatcatatttttatttagtcagacatttcctaattacatttttaaaaaaaaaccacttttatcctctatcttagaatcaatactgtgtattagttccaaggctatGATACTccaaggtaagggttaggcaatggtgattgagtgacttgcctggagtcactcagctagaaaatgtctaaggtcacatttgaacctaggacctattGATTCCCagtctggctctctagccactgtccttcccagttacattttaatctgacttGGCTGTATCTGGTAGTGTAATGGGCCACAGGTGGCTGATGGGTCATGTTTCTGACACTTCTGGTCTAGAccaatcccttaattttacagatggccTCTAAAAGGAAACCAGGGCAATGAAGTGATGGgccttttgaatttgaatttggctTTGATGACTTCCAAATCCAACAGGGAATTGAGACAAACAAGTATTCCAGCTGAGGTACAGAATAGACTGGAGGACGtttgaaatctcttccaattctaaagtcCTGGGAGGCCAAGGAATTTCATTTGACACTGTTCTCCTTTCCTAGCCAAATGGGAGTTCTTCTCACTGactgtcattttcattttgtccTGTGTGGTCTCTAGTTGCTGTTCCCATTGTCCTCCATCCCTGTAAtagcctctcctctctctctttttactgaAAGAAAGGTAAGTGTAGGGCCCTATAGTACAAAGGCTAAGGGATTCAAAGATCCCAACTCTAGAAGTATGAGAGATGTTAGCAACCATCTGGTCCAAGCCCTcacttatagatgaggaaactgaagtttaaaaCATTTGACTGAATTACCCAAGGACACAGAGCAAGTTTTTGGTGCAGTGAGTATAAGAGGCTGAGTCTTCTGAATCAAGGTCTGTTGTTCTTTTCATGGAAGCATGTAGCAAGGAAAAGGCACCATCTTATATAACAAAAGTCACAAAGAACTAGATACAAGAAAGAAAGTGATGAAGTGAATCAGGGAGTCAAGTCTCATAAGAAACAtatgaaggggcagctgggtggctcagtagatagccaggcctcgagacaggagatcctgggttcagactgggcctcagatacttcctagttgtgtgaccctgggcaagttatttaacccccattacctagcctttaccgatcttctgctttggaactaataaacagtattgattctaagatagaagggttaaaaaaagtatgaACAAAATGTACTAGAAttcgagaaagagagagagagagagagagagagagagagagagagagagagagagagagagagagagagagagagagagagagatggagagagagagatggagagagagagagatggagaggctTCCTGGAGGTGCCATTTCAGCTGAGTCTTGTAAGATAGGAAGGATTTAAATAGGAAAAGTGCTAAAGGAAGAATATTCCAGATGGAGACATCAGTATGAGCAAGGCAGAAAACCACAGAGCTTGTTAAAGGAGTGTTTAGTTCCTGTATCTGGTAGTGTAGTTGCATTTGTTCAACCCTTAGATGTGTGTGTACAGTA contains these protein-coding regions:
- the DNAL4 gene encoding dynein axonemal light chain 4; the encoded protein is MGEEGKKDDADYKRLQTFPLIRHSDMPEEMRVETMELCVTACEKYSNNNESAAKMIKETMDKKFGSSWHVVIGEGFGFEITHEVKNLLYLYFGGTLAVCVWKCS